One region of Palaemon carinicauda isolate YSFRI2023 chromosome 40, ASM3689809v2, whole genome shotgun sequence genomic DNA includes:
- the LOC137632014 gene encoding uncharacterized protein, translated as MFSISGIVKHIYLLLWITGNGKIFSEACLKGPYRRTITIIQYEDQCNEHQQNLEKGSSSMDGNITRIDPKIYTESPKISKQTTISKATEGKPPELSFDDNVNLNPMDQLDCDKNITLQNLSTSNWQTPNYPQPYPEGIHCKLRIGYPNPHQKGFAILSIEVPSMIFTTDDVLCPGDRLTIERLPDGHVEAFCGNLSGKTIILDVNLLRTITFSTTPNDGGTDIGFRVSIKGFLLG; from the exons ATGTTTTCCATATCTGGAATTGTGAAGCATATCTACCTGCTGCTCTGGATTACG GGAAACGGCAAGATTTTCTCTGAGGCATGCTTAAAGGGACCATACAGAA gAACAATCACAATAATACAATACGAGGACCAATGTAATGAGCATCAGCAAAATCTCGAGAAAG GGTCTTCTAGCATGGATGGAAATATAACAAGGATTGACCCGAAGATATACACAGAAAGCCCTAAAATCAGTAAACAAACTACCATTTCAAAAGCAACGGAAGGGAAACCTCCCGAACTTTCTTTTGATGATAATGTGAATTTAAACCCCATGGACCAGCTAG ATTGCGATAAAAACATTACACTCCAAAACCTATCTACAAGCAACTGGCAGACTCCTAACTACCCACAACCCTATCCAGAGGGCATTCATTGCAAACTACGCATTGGA TACCCAAATCCCCATCAAAAAGGCTTTGCAATTCTCTCGATCGAGGTTCCAAGTATGATATTCACGACGGATGATGTACTGTGTCCTGGAGATCGTCTAACAATAGAAAGACTCCCAGATGGCCATGTTGAAGC ATTTTGCGGAAATCTGAGTGGAAAAACTATCATTTTGGATGTGAACTTATTAAGAACGATAACATTCTCCACAACTCCTAATGATGGCGGGACGGATATAGGATTCCGTGTCAGTATCAAAG GTTTCTTGTTGGGCtaa
- the LOC137632013 gene encoding LOW QUALITY PROTEIN: ADP-ribosylation factor 4-like (The sequence of the model RefSeq protein was modified relative to this genomic sequence to represent the inferred CDS: inserted 1 base in 1 codon), protein MGIILSRILSLIQSSKPCRILMVGLDGAGKTTILYKLKXGEIVTTIPTIGFNVETVEYKNISFTVWDVGGQTKIRPLWRHYFQNTSAIIFVVDSNDPQRLAEAKEELDILDEDKELENCPLLIMANKQDLPQAASPSHITDALNLHNLRRTWFVQGTCAVNSTGIYESLDWLAKEVAK, encoded by the exons ATGGGGATCATTTTGAGCAGAATTCTCTCTTTAATACAGAGCTCCAAGCCTTGCAGGATACTTATGG TTGGCCTCGACGGAGCAGGGAAGACTACGATCCTCTACAAACTAA CTGGGGAAATCGTCACGACAATTCCAACAATTG GCTTCAATGTCGAGACGGTAGAATACAAGAACATAAGTTTCACAGTTTGGGACGTCGGCGGTCAGACAAAAATCCGTCCCCTATGGAGGCATTACTTCCAGAACACCTCAGCCATAATCTTTGTCGTCGACAGCAACGACCCGCAGAGACTGGCTGAGGCGAAGGAGGAACTAGATATCTTG GACGAGGATAAAGAGCTCGAGAACTGTCCTCTGCTCATCATGGCTAACAAGCAAGATCTTCCCCAAGCTGCCTCACCATCTCACATCACAGACGCCCTCAACCTCCACAATCTGAGACGCACCTGGTTTGTCCAGGGCACCTGTGCCGTGAATTCTACAGGCATCTATGAGTCCCTTGACTGGCTGGCCAAGGAAGTTGCGAAATGA